In Actinomadura luteofluorescens, the sequence CGGTGGGGGTTTCGCCGGGGTGTGGAGCGCGGCGGCGGCCGCACGGGTCCGGGGGACGCGGGACCTGCGGATCACGCTGATCGCACCCGGTGACGATCTCGTCCTGCGGCCCCGGCTGTACGAGCCGGAGCCCGAGCGGGCGACGGTCGCGCTGAAGCGGATCCTGGAGCCGGTCGGCGTCGAGCACATGCGCGCGGCCGTCCAGGACATCGACGTGGACGAGCGGACCGTCACCGCGGACGGGCGGAAGGTCGGGTACGACCGGCTCGTCCTTGCCGCGGGGAGCCGTCTCGTCCGGCCGGGGATTCCGGGTGCGGAGCGGATGTTCGACGTGGACACCCTCCCGGGCGCCCTGCGGCTGCGCGGCCACCTGCGCGGCCGCGACGGCACGACGGTCGTGGTCGGCGCGGGCTTCGCCGGGCTGGAGATCGCCGCGGAGCTGGCCGGGCGCGGGCGGGTCGTGCTGGTCGAGAGGGCCGGGGAGATCGCCCCCGACCTCGGTCCCGGCCCGCGGCCGGTGATCGAGGTGGCGCTGGAGAGGCTGGGCGTCGAGTGCCGCCTCGGCACGACGGTCACGGAGGTCACCGAGGGCGGCGCGATGCTGGCCGACGGCACCGCGATCCCGGCGGACGCCGTCGTGTGGACGGCGGGCCTGGAAGCGAACCCGCTCACGTCCCAGATCCCCGGGGAGCGCGACCACCTGGGCCGCCTGAAGGTCGGCGCGCACCTGCGCGCCCACGACGCCGTCTTCGCGGCCGGGGACGTCGCCGCCGCCCGCGCCGAGGAGGGGCGCCTGACGATGCAGAGCTGCCAGCACGCGACCCCGATGGGCAAGACGGCCGGGCACAACGCCGCGGCCGACCTCCTCGGCGTCCCGCTGATCGACTTCGCCCCGGCCCCCTACGTCACCGACGTCGACCTCGGCGCGGCCGGCGCCGTCTACACGCGCGGCTGGGACCGGCTCGTCGCGCTGCACGGCGCGGAGGGCAAGTGGGTCAAGCGCTGGATCATGGACAAGATCCACCCGCCGGTGGACGACGCCGGGACGATCCTCACCCACGCGGGCATGGTCACGACGCCGATCCCGTTCTGAGCCGCCGCCCGCAGCGGGCCAGCAGCACCAGCAGCAGGGCGGGCGCTACGAGCACGGCGGCGCGCAGGGTGGTCAGG encodes:
- a CDS encoding NAD(P)/FAD-dependent oxidoreductase — protein: MAHVVIVGGGFAGVWSAAAAARVRGTRDLRITLIAPGDDLVLRPRLYEPEPERATVALKRILEPVGVEHMRAAVQDIDVDERTVTADGRKVGYDRLVLAAGSRLVRPGIPGAERMFDVDTLPGALRLRGHLRGRDGTTVVVGAGFAGLEIAAELAGRGRVVLVERAGEIAPDLGPGPRPVIEVALERLGVECRLGTTVTEVTEGGAMLADGTAIPADAVVWTAGLEANPLTSQIPGERDHLGRLKVGAHLRAHDAVFAAGDVAAARAEEGRLTMQSCQHATPMGKTAGHNAAADLLGVPLIDFAPAPYVTDVDLGAAGAVYTRGWDRLVALHGAEGKWVKRWIMDKIHPPVDDAGTILTHAGMVTTPIPF